In Haloimpatiens massiliensis, the following are encoded in one genomic region:
- a CDS encoding ABC transporter permease produces the protein MRLGKKESYINIWSVLSTIFALMIIVTNVDIIMKLFSKGNENWIHIKTYLLKDYFINTLNIMVFTGILTMVIGTLLAWLISAYEFPLRKFFKWSLILPLTIPPYIGAYTYNGILSYTGVVQRFLREIFRINVSPGTLDIMSIRGSIFIFTVFLFPYVYMITRAFLEKQSAEIIESGRVLGKNSLEIFIKIIIPISRGAIIGGVSLVLMEVLNDYGVVSYFGVSTISKAIFTSWFSMGDLHSATKLSSILMFMVFILIILERQLRGRKKYSFVNSKIRPIRRKKLEGAWAFIAFILCSVVLAISFIIPVLQLISWSILTYKKVLSVKFLILIFNSTWTAVITSLIIVFMTIIIGNFSRIKDDNLSKLVSKITLLGYSIPASVISIGVILFFVKLDKLFYPLYKVINSNSPKLVLSTSIIMLIFAYVIRFLAIGYQSIEAGFEKIGKRFFEASRSLGYSDIKTFFKVDLPMIKPAVISAFALVFLEIIKELTLTLILRPFNFNTLATKTFEYANDEMIQEASVASIIIIFVSIYSIYLMYKRDREENNVCRNK, from the coding sequence ATGAGACTAGGAAAAAAGGAATCTTATATAAACATTTGGAGCGTTTTAAGTACTATTTTTGCATTAATGATAATTGTGACCAATGTAGATATCATTATGAAGTTATTTAGTAAGGGAAATGAAAATTGGATTCATATTAAAACGTATTTATTAAAAGATTATTTTATAAATACGTTAAATATAATGGTATTTACAGGTATCTTAACCATGGTAATTGGTACTTTATTAGCATGGTTAATTTCTGCATATGAGTTTCCTTTAAGAAAATTTTTTAAATGGTCACTTATATTACCATTGACTATTCCACCATATATAGGAGCTTATACATATAACGGAATATTAAGCTATACAGGAGTTGTACAAAGGTTTTTAAGAGAAATCTTTAGAATTAATGTATCTCCTGGCACTTTGGATATAATGTCTATAAGGGGATCAATATTCATATTTACAGTTTTCTTATTTCCCTATGTTTATATGATTACTAGAGCTTTTTTAGAAAAACAATCTGCAGAAATTATAGAAAGTGGAAGAGTTCTAGGAAAAAATTCTTTAGAAATATTTATAAAAATAATCATTCCAATATCAAGAGGAGCTATTATTGGAGGGGTTTCTTTAGTACTAATGGAAGTTCTAAATGACTATGGTGTAGTATCTTATTTTGGAGTGTCTACAATAAGTAAAGCTATATTTACTTCATGGTTTTCCATGGGAGATTTACATTCAGCTACTAAGCTTTCCTCAATACTGATGTTTATGGTATTTATTCTAATTATTTTAGAAAGACAACTTAGAGGAAGAAAAAAATATAGTTTTGTTAATAGTAAGATAAGACCTATTAGAAGGAAAAAGTTAGAAGGGGCTTGGGCGTTTATAGCTTTTATTTTATGTTCAGTTGTACTAGCTATAAGTTTTATTATTCCGGTACTTCAATTGATAAGTTGGAGCATACTTACTTATAAAAAGGTACTTAGTGTTAAATTTTTAATTCTTATATTTAATTCCACTTGGACAGCAGTAATTACTTCTTTAATTATAGTATTTATGACTATTATAATAGGCAATTTTTCTAGAATAAAAGATGATAATTTATCAAAATTAGTATCAAAAATAACACTTCTAGGGTATTCCATACCAGCATCAGTTATTTCTATAGGTGTGATACTGTTCTTTGTAAAGCTTGATAAACTATTTTATCCTTTATATAAGGTAATAAATTCAAATTCCCCCAAATTAGTTTTAAGTACAAGTATTATTATGCTTATATTTGCATATGTTATTCGTTTTCTAGCTATAGGATATCAATCTATAGAAGCAGGTTTTGAGAAAATAGGGAAGAGATTTTTTGAAGCTTCAAGAAGTTTGGGATACAGTGATATAAAAACTTTTTTTAAAGTGGATTTACCTATGATAAAACCTGCAGTTATAAGTGCATTTGCATTGGTTTTCCTAGAGATTATAAAAGAGCTTACATTGACTCTTATTTTGAGACCTTTTAATTTTAATACATTAGCTACAAAAACCTTTGAATATGCCAATGATGAAATGATACAGGAAGCTTCAGTAGCTTCTATAATAATAATTTTTGTAAGTATATATTCAATATATTTGATGTACAAAAGGGATAGGGAGGAAAATAATGTTTGTAGAAATAAGTAA
- a CDS encoding ABC transporter ATP-binding protein, giving the protein MFVEISNVSFKYKNSKKETIKNLNVKIEKGEIVSILGESGSGKSTILRILAGLEENVTGKIIVNRKIIVGKNVFLPPEKRGMGMVFQDYALFPHMSVEQNIGFGLKKMNKEEKRERVQEMLELIDLKGFEKRYPHELSGGQQQRVAIGRAVAPNPSILLLDEPFSNLDANLQSRIRRELKNIINKIGITSIFVTHDKEDALAIADKVIILRDGEITASGNSKEVLENGNI; this is encoded by the coding sequence ATGTTTGTAGAAATAAGTAATGTGAGTTTTAAGTATAAAAACTCTAAAAAAGAAACTATTAAAAATTTAAATGTAAAAATAGAAAAAGGTGAAATAGTTAGTATTTTAGGTGAAAGCGGTAGTGGAAAAAGTACAATTTTAAGAATATTAGCAGGGTTAGAGGAAAATGTTACTGGAAAAATTATTGTAAATAGAAAAATTATTGTAGGTAAAAATGTCTTTTTACCGCCAGAAAAAAGAGGAATGGGAATGGTGTTTCAAGATTATGCATTGTTTCCTCATATGAGTGTAGAACAAAATATAGGATTTGGACTTAAAAAAATGAATAAGGAAGAAAAAAGGGAAAGAGTACAAGAAATGCTTGAACTTATAGATTTAAAAGGATTTGAAAAAAGATATCCTCATGAACTAAGTGGTGGGCAACAACAGAGAGTAGCTATAGGTAGAGCAGTAGCACCTAATCCATCAATTCTTCTTTTAGACGAGCCATTTAGTAATTTGGACGCTAATCTTCAAAGTAGAATAAGGAGAGAACTTAAAAACATAATAAATAAAATAGGAATAACATCCATATTTGTAACTCACGATAAAGAAGATGCATTAGCTATAGCAGATAAAGTAATTATACTAAGAGATGGAGAAATTACAGCATCAGGTAATTCCAAAGAGGTCTTAGAGAACGGTAATATTTAA
- a CDS encoding helix-turn-helix domain-containing protein — translation MNLSIGKKIKRLRKALSMTQAELAEPEMTKGMLSHIENGHANPSMKNLQYIAKKLNKPIAYFLQNEEGEGQYIDNNCLPINEILKELEEIDDFIRINKIEVAKEKASNLLDIYKFQEKSKLYADILYRLGSCHVALSEFKEGTKIINLCCEIYKYNRLYIDASRAYMKLCRETLEKYDYDKCTDILEEAQSLYDKSSSRDAFLEIKLLITQPAILFAKGEFQKAIEMCEKSIILSNENNIYYYIDDAYRIEAIIYLMRGEYEKFLVNANKAKQYGEFTDNKLNLAKIYHNYAKYENKINEPAEALKYLELLEINSREKSFYYYVEHGKANYLLGNYNDAIEDFEKIDYKHKISHIIDCVYILTGKIYEGLAYGKLKEYDKAIKKIESFIREVEIYITVEYKGIVQYAYMNLGFAYESLSEIYSQKGEYETAYTLLKKANGLKILSIK, via the coding sequence TTGAATTTAAGTATTGGAAAAAAAATAAAAAGATTAAGGAAAGCTCTCAGTATGACTCAAGCAGAACTTGCAGAGCCAGAAATGACAAAAGGTATGTTAAGTCATATAGAAAATGGGCATGCCAATCCTTCTATGAAAAATTTGCAATATATTGCTAAAAAGCTAAATAAGCCAATAGCTTATTTTCTGCAAAATGAAGAAGGAGAAGGACAATATATAGACAACAATTGTCTACCAATTAATGAAATTTTAAAGGAACTGGAAGAGATAGATGATTTCATAAGAATCAATAAAATTGAAGTTGCTAAGGAAAAAGCAAGTAATCTATTAGATATATATAAATTTCAAGAAAAAAGTAAATTATATGCAGACATACTATATAGATTGGGGTCATGTCATGTGGCTTTAAGTGAATTTAAAGAAGGAACAAAGATTATTAATTTATGTTGTGAAATATATAAATATAATAGATTGTACATTGATGCATCAAGGGCATATATGAAGTTATGTAGAGAAACTTTAGAAAAGTATGATTATGATAAATGTACAGATATTTTAGAAGAAGCACAGAGTTTATATGATAAATCTAGCAGTAGGGATGCTTTTTTAGAAATTAAGTTATTAATTACACAGCCAGCTATTTTATTTGCAAAAGGTGAATTTCAAAAGGCAATTGAGATGTGTGAGAAATCTATTATTTTGTCTAATGAAAATAACATTTATTACTATATAGATGATGCTTATAGAATTGAAGCAATAATATATCTTATGAGGGGAGAATACGAAAAATTTCTTGTAAATGCCAATAAGGCAAAGCAATATGGAGAGTTTACTGATAATAAATTAAATTTAGCAAAGATATATCATAATTATGCTAAATATGAAAATAAGATAAATGAGCCAGCTGAAGCTTTGAAGTATTTAGAGTTACTAGAAATTAACTCAAGAGAAAAATCCTTTTATTATTATGTGGAACATGGTAAGGCAAATTATTTATTGGGAAACTATAATGATGCTATTGAAGATTTTGAAAAAATAGATTATAAACATAAAATTTCGCATATAATTGATTGTGTTTATATATTAACAGGAAAGATATATGAAGGATTAGCTTATGGAAAACTAAAGGAATATGATAAAGCCATTAAGAAAATAGAAAGTTTTATAAGAGAAGTAGAAATCTATATAACTGTAGAATATAAAGGTATTGTTCAATATGCATATATGAATTTAGGGTTTGCCTACGAGAGTTTAAGTGAAATATATTCACAAAAAGGAGAGTATGAAACAGCATATACATTATTAAAAAAGGCAAATGGATTAAAAATTTTATCAATAAAATAA
- a CDS encoding spore coat protein, whose translation MYNHCFKPDMINPSIIFIARGDVNGDKIPDNLYLIGTRTPSSNFIKNINLIIQDGRTGNIMKIPLKENAGYNPRLFLGDFTGNGTKDILISIDSGGSGAIMYHYIYSFIYNTPQLIFDFNVYNEEYKYDVIFKDNYKVEVTSNKNNEKYIIDISLKGNDYLDEIYYENGKLKNPISGFVNPLSGLYPVDFNSDGMYELLAYQKIAGRYNADSLGYFLNTLKWKYNRFILDNQNVAIWGAQQ comes from the coding sequence ATGTATAATCATTGTTTTAAACCTGATATGATAAATCCAAGTATTATATTTATTGCAAGAGGAGATGTAAACGGTGATAAGATACCTGATAACTTATATCTAATTGGAACAAGAACCCCATCAAGTAATTTTATTAAGAATATCAATCTTATAATTCAAGATGGGAGAACAGGGAACATTATGAAAATACCTCTAAAAGAAAATGCTGGATATAATCCCAGATTATTTTTGGGAGACTTTACTGGAAATGGTACAAAAGATATATTAATTAGTATAGATTCTGGCGGAAGCGGTGCAATAATGTATCATTATATTTATTCTTTTATTTATAATACACCTCAACTAATTTTTGATTTTAATGTATATAACGAAGAATATAAATATGATGTTATTTTTAAAGACAACTATAAAGTTGAAGTAACAAGCAATAAAAATAATGAAAAATACATTATAGATATATCTCTTAAGGGAAATGATTACTTAGATGAAATATACTATGAGAATGGGAAACTAAAAAATCCAATTAGCGGATTTGTAAATCCCCTAAGTGGATTATATCCTGTTGATTTTAATTCTGATGGAATGTATGAATTATTAGCTTATCAAAAAATAGCTGGAAGATATAACGCAGATTCTCTAGGCTATTTTTTGAATACGTTAAAATGGAAATACAATAGATTTATTTTGGACAATCAAAATGTAGCTATATGGGGGGCTCAACAATAA
- a CDS encoding ABC transporter ATP-binding protein: protein MLKLKIESMKQPDKIINYWKKEKFVVSCIIIFGLLCNTTVILGPIYQGKLIDSIVHGATLSSVTILVVTYVTLIGTIQLFRYFKRFYIRRFANSTSATMRFMIYNNIMHKSTSELNNENTGNLMTRVISDVDLCVEGMRKFTTEVFDTGVLMVSYLVSMVVYDVKITMLSILFIPIAMVLAEKLKIVIYKYSTAFREKSSEVAQITYDAIENSMLYRVTGMEPQNTAKYNENLEDLQNKAIKASILENSMQPIYHVIAMLGIIIVIYLGGKKVIDGRWSVGTFSTYITMFTAMAIKASKAAKLFNSVQKSQVSWKRIKSYLTEYESKDITVKINKDNTVLSVENLSFSYEEGKEDIIKNISFAGKQGEIIGVTGPIASGKSTLALSLLGLYPYVGSIKIDGKELRNYSEYERSQMISYLGHNPQLFSDTIYNNITLGSKKDITAVLKDVCFDTDLATMPQGQNTLVGNSGIKLSGGQQARIALARALINKNKIIILDDPFSAVDMKTEEKIIKNIKNNYKDSLIILVSHRLSIFTRINRIVLLNNHKTVEYGTHNELMKKSQVYSKIFNLQYTEVRNNDGE from the coding sequence ATGTTAAAATTAAAGATTGAGTCTATGAAGCAGCCGGACAAAATTATTAATTACTGGAAAAAAGAAAAATTTGTAGTGAGTTGTATTATTATATTCGGATTGCTATGCAATACTACGGTTATTTTAGGACCTATATATCAAGGAAAACTCATAGACTCTATTGTTCATGGAGCTACCTTATCTTCTGTAACAATACTTGTAGTTACCTACGTTACTCTTATTGGAACTATTCAACTTTTTCGATATTTTAAGCGTTTTTATATAAGACGTTTTGCCAACAGTACTAGCGCTACTATGAGGTTTATGATATACAATAATATAATGCATAAAAGCACTTCTGAACTGAATAATGAAAATACTGGGAACCTAATGACAAGAGTTATTTCTGATGTGGATTTATGTGTGGAGGGTATGCGAAAGTTTACCACTGAGGTATTTGATACAGGTGTTCTCATGGTATCCTACTTAGTATCAATGGTTGTTTATGATGTAAAAATAACTATGTTATCTATTCTTTTTATTCCTATTGCAATGGTACTTGCTGAAAAATTGAAAATTGTTATTTATAAGTATTCCACTGCCTTTCGCGAGAAAAGCAGTGAAGTAGCCCAGATTACCTACGATGCTATTGAAAATTCTATGCTATATCGTGTAACTGGCATGGAGCCACAAAATACAGCAAAGTATAATGAGAACTTGGAAGATTTGCAAAACAAAGCTATTAAAGCCAGTATACTAGAAAATTCCATGCAGCCTATATACCATGTGATAGCAATGCTTGGAATAATTATAGTAATCTACCTAGGAGGTAAAAAGGTGATTGATGGCAGATGGAGTGTGGGGACTTTTTCCACTTACATAACTATGTTTACTGCCATGGCAATTAAGGCAAGTAAAGCAGCTAAATTATTTAATTCTGTACAAAAATCACAAGTGTCATGGAAGCGTATAAAATCATATCTTACGGAATATGAAAGTAAAGACATCACTGTTAAAATAAATAAGGATAACACAGTATTATCAGTAGAAAATCTTAGCTTTTCCTATGAAGAGGGAAAAGAAGATATCATTAAAAATATCAGTTTTGCAGGAAAGCAAGGGGAAATTATAGGTGTCACAGGTCCTATTGCTTCTGGTAAATCTACCCTTGCACTATCTTTACTTGGATTATATCCCTATGTAGGCAGCATAAAAATAGATGGTAAGGAATTAAGGAATTACTCGGAGTATGAGCGAAGCCAGATGATTTCTTATTTGGGTCATAACCCACAGCTATTTTCAGATACTATTTATAACAACATAACATTAGGTAGTAAAAAGGATATTACTGCTGTTTTAAAGGATGTTTGCTTTGATACAGATTTGGCAACAATGCCTCAGGGACAAAACACTTTAGTTGGAAATAGTGGAATTAAATTAAGTGGTGGTCAACAGGCAAGGATAGCACTGGCAAGGGCTCTTATTAATAAAAACAAAATTATAATATTAGATGATCCCTTTTCAGCAGTGGATATGAAGACAGAAGAAAAAATTATTAAAAATATAAAAAATAATTATAAGGATAGTTTAATTATTTTAGTTTCTCACCGTTTATCTATTTTCACTAGAATTAATAGGATTGTATTACTAAATAACCATAAGACAGTAGAGTATGGTACTCATAATGAACTTATGAAAAAATCTCAAGTTTATAGTAAAATATTCAATTTGCAGTATACGGAGGTGAGAAACAATGATGGAGAATAG
- a CDS encoding ABC transporter ATP-binding protein, translating into MMENSLIKKSTIKVIKNNIGISLLLIFSVCGVVFTSLIPPQILKHIIDYNIVPKNSERLLFLAVIYIAVLLFIAIFDFVKEVLLTVLGQKITKEIRIKMMEKLEKINARFFSSNGSGTVVSLFTNDVDAINSLFTSGIIGMIVDCFKIIGILISIWMFSAKLGVLTLILLPIIYGITRIFQKRMLKAHIENRILVGKVNNHISESLKNIQMIKSYSKENYMEKNYTKHLLDNYKTVEKVNFYDSVFSPIIQIIRATVIGLIVILSSKQLNYLGISLGMVAASIELISNLFTPIENLGVELQSIQKALSGIHRVDNFYDENEDDSKKNELKIEDIINIGGDDRLSFNDVTFQYEGGNDVLKNINLNLKSNEKVTFVGRTGVGKSTLFKLIMGILKPSKGSITINGIDVYQIPNSQKRKIFGYVDQDFHIIKGTVADQISLKDENITRRQIEDALYFVGMTDYIVTLENGIDTQITSHTLFSQGQKQLLAIARAIVTEPPILLLDEITANLDSITEEKIVSVLQKASEAHTILSISHRLSSIIASDIVVILEDGRVKSSGSPEELLQNDDWYRSHIELEKMTWS; encoded by the coding sequence ATGATGGAGAATAGTTTAATAAAAAAGTCTACTATTAAAGTAATTAAAAACAATATAGGTATAAGTTTATTATTGATATTTTCCGTTTGTGGAGTTGTTTTTACAAGTTTAATTCCTCCTCAAATATTGAAGCATATAATTGATTATAATATAGTGCCCAAAAACTCTGAGAGATTACTGTTTTTAGCGGTTATATATATTGCTGTATTATTGTTTATTGCAATATTTGATTTTGTTAAAGAGGTTTTGCTTACGGTTTTGGGACAAAAAATTACAAAGGAAATAAGAATTAAAATGATGGAAAAGCTTGAAAAAATAAATGCAAGGTTTTTCTCCTCTAATGGTTCGGGAACAGTTGTTTCACTGTTTACTAATGATGTGGACGCAATCAACTCTCTGTTTACAAGTGGCATCATCGGAATGATAGTTGATTGTTTTAAGATTATAGGTATTTTAATTTCTATTTGGATGTTTAGTGCAAAGCTTGGAGTGTTAACTTTAATATTGCTACCTATTATTTACGGTATTACACGAATTTTTCAAAAAAGAATGCTTAAGGCACACATTGAAAATCGAATATTGGTAGGCAAGGTAAACAATCATATTTCCGAAAGCTTAAAAAATATACAGATGATTAAATCCTATAGCAAAGAAAATTACATGGAAAAGAACTATACTAAACATTTACTTGATAATTACAAAACAGTTGAGAAGGTAAATTTTTATGATTCTGTATTCTCTCCAATTATTCAGATTATTCGTGCTACAGTTATTGGACTTATTGTAATATTGTCATCGAAACAATTAAATTATCTAGGTATATCTTTAGGTATGGTTGCAGCATCCATTGAATTAATATCTAACTTATTTACACCTATTGAGAACTTGGGTGTGGAACTACAAAGTATTCAAAAGGCTTTATCTGGCATCCACAGAGTGGATAATTTTTACGATGAAAACGAGGATGACTCTAAGAAAAATGAATTAAAGATAGAGGATATCATTAATATAGGTGGAGACGATAGATTATCATTTAATGATGTCACTTTTCAATATGAAGGGGGCAATGATGTTCTTAAGAATATTAATCTTAATTTAAAATCAAATGAGAAGGTTACTTTTGTAGGCAGAACAGGGGTTGGAAAATCTACATTATTCAAGTTGATTATGGGGATTCTTAAACCATCAAAGGGGAGCATCACAATAAACGGCATTGATGTTTACCAAATCCCCAATTCGCAAAAACGTAAAATATTTGGATATGTGGATCAAGACTTTCATATTATAAAGGGAACAGTAGCAGATCAAATTAGTCTTAAGGACGAGAATATTACAAGGAGACAAATTGAAGATGCCTTGTATTTTGTAGGTATGACAGATTATATAGTAACTTTGGAAAATGGTATAGACACTCAAATAACGAGTCATACACTTTTTTCACAGGGACAAAAGCAGCTTTTGGCAATAGCAAGAGCCATTGTGACAGAACCTCCTATACTTCTTTTGGACGAGATTACAGCTAATCTTGATTCTATTACAGAAGAGAAAATAGTATCTGTACTGCAAAAGGCAAGTGAAGCCCATACAATATTGTCCATATCGCACCGTTTATCATCTATAATTGCCAGTGATATAGTGGTAATTTTAGAGGATGGGAGAGTTAAAAGTTCAGGTTCTCCTGAAGAACTTTTACAAAAT